The proteins below are encoded in one region of Neisseriales bacterium:
- a CDS encoding YebC/PmpR family DNA-binding transcriptional regulator, with translation MSGHSKWANIKHKKERADAKRGQIFTRLIREITVAAKIGGSDVDTNARLRLAVDKAYSANMPKDTIKRAIDRGTGNLEDINYVALRYEGYGAGGAAVMVDCLTDNKTRTAANVRHVFSKFGGNMGTNGCVAFQFIEQGYLLFAPQTDENALLETALNAGAKDLLTHEDGSFEVLIEPDLFISVRTALENNGLQAADGEVTLCPLNKTPLTEIESRQIQKLIDALEELEDVQEVYTTAMLTN, from the coding sequence ATGTCAGGCCACTCCAAATGGGCAAATATTAAGCATAAAAAAGAACGTGCAGATGCCAAACGTGGTCAAATCTTTACACGCCTGATTCGCGAAATCACTGTTGCTGCCAAAATAGGAGGGTCAGATGTTGACACCAACGCGAGGCTACGTTTAGCAGTTGATAAAGCATATAGCGCCAATATGCCAAAAGATACCATTAAACGCGCAATAGATCGTGGCACTGGAAACTTGGAAGACATTAATTATGTCGCATTACGCTATGAAGGTTATGGTGCAGGAGGCGCTGCCGTGATGGTTGATTGCTTAACAGATAATAAAACGCGTACCGCTGCTAATGTACGACATGTTTTCAGTAAATTTGGTGGTAATATGGGGACCAATGGCTGTGTTGCTTTTCAATTTATAGAGCAGGGTTATTTATTATTTGCTCCACAAACTGACGAGAATGCATTGCTAGAAACTGCGTTAAATGCAGGCGCAAAAGATCTACTCACCCATGAAGACGGCTCATTTGAAGTGCTAATAGAGCCCGATCTTTTCATTAGCGTACGTACGGCACTCGAAAATAACGGACTACAAGCAGCTGACGGAGAAGTCACATTATGCCCACTGAACAAGACCCCTTTAACAGAAATAGAAAGTAGACAAATACAAAAATTAATTGACGCCTTAGAAGAATTGGAAGACGTACAAGAAGTTTATACGACCGCTATGTTAACAAACTAA
- the rpiA gene encoding ribose-5-phosphate isomerase RpiA — translation MLNQDQLKMAAAKAAIEYVPEGIVIGVGTGSTVNYFIEALSDIKHRIKGAVSSSAGTTQMLMQYGIPIFELNEVDELPLYIDGTDEVTPHLHLIKGGGAALTKEKIIASVAKQFICIADEHKFVDVLGSFPLPIEVLPIARSYVARELIKLGGKPALRIGTITEHGNQILDVAGLTIHEPVTLENQIDQINGVLTNGIFAKRRADILLLATQHGVLFKT, via the coding sequence ATGCTCAATCAAGATCAATTAAAAATGGCCGCAGCAAAAGCAGCCATTGAATATGTCCCAGAAGGTATCGTGATTGGCGTCGGAACAGGTAGTACCGTTAATTATTTTATTGAAGCATTGTCTGATATAAAGCATCGCATTAAAGGCGCTGTCTCCAGTTCAGCCGGTACAACGCAAATGTTGATGCAATATGGCATTCCCATTTTTGAGCTCAATGAAGTTGATGAACTACCGCTTTATATTGATGGTACCGATGAAGTCACTCCCCATTTACATCTGATCAAAGGAGGCGGTGCTGCACTGACTAAAGAAAAAATTATAGCCTCGGTTGCCAAACAATTCATTTGTATTGCTGATGAACATAAATTCGTTGATGTATTAGGCAGCTTTCCGTTACCCATTGAAGTATTGCCCATTGCGCGCAGCTATGTGGCAAGGGAATTAATTAAACTGGGCGGGAAACCTGCTTTGCGTATTGGCACGATAACAGAGCATGGCAATCAAATTCTAGATGTTGCTGGATTAACTATTCATGAACCCGTAACATTAGAAAACCAAATAGACCAGATCAATGGTGTACTGACTAATGGTATTTTTGCAAAACGGCGAGCCGATATATTGTTACTTGCAACACAGCATGGCGTTTTGTTCAAAACATGA
- the phoU gene encoding phosphate signaling complex protein PhoU yields MKEHISKQFDAELNALRTSILQMGGIVEQQIIWALEALRIKSIAQLNRVIAKDDQVNEMEIAIDEECQRIIARRQPAASDLRMLITISKITVDLERIGDEATKIARLGKHICQSQQFKSSHIRELQKMGQLSLDMLKQALDAFVRIDSSVVYKLFEADQHLDEDFSNTLRRLVTFMIEDVRVISTAIDVLFIAKAIERIGDHATNISEYVVFLAQGKDMRHTAPKKKKQPL; encoded by the coding sequence ATGAAGGAACATATCTCTAAACAGTTTGATGCAGAACTTAACGCTTTACGTACCAGTATCTTACAGATGGGCGGTATTGTTGAACAGCAAATTATTTGGGCACTTGAAGCGTTGCGTATTAAAAGCATAGCTCAGTTGAATCGCGTGATTGCCAAGGACGATCAAGTCAATGAAATGGAAATTGCAATTGATGAAGAATGTCAGCGTATTATCGCACGCCGCCAACCTGCAGCTAGCGATCTTCGTATGCTCATCACGATTAGCAAAATTACTGTTGACCTTGAACGTATTGGCGATGAAGCAACCAAAATTGCTCGCTTAGGTAAACATATTTGTCAAAGTCAGCAATTTAAATCTTCCCATATACGCGAATTACAAAAAATGGGGCAATTATCCCTTGACATGCTAAAACAAGCATTGGATGCTTTTGTTCGGATTGATAGTTCCGTTGTGTACAAACTTTTTGAAGCCGACCAACATCTTGACGAAGACTTTAGCAATACACTGCGTCGCCTAGTGACCTTTATGATTGAGGATGTGCGGGTCATTTCAACAGCAATTGATGTTCTATTTATTGCCAAAGCTATTGAACGAATTGGTGACCATGCAACCAATATCTCAGAATACGTCGTATTTTTAGCGCAAGGCAAAGATATGCGTCATACCGCTCCAAAAAAGAAAAAACAGCCTCTCTAA
- a CDS encoding universal stress protein: MYKRIFVPIDNGQASALAFEEACSLAKLLNAELLITTVVDLTPVGQPGMEFVDAPALHQSSKDSAKDLLSRALSQAKAAGLSANTKLLESFGDNLSQTLLEEAKQWGANLIVMGTHGRTGLMHLIMGSVAEGVLRHSLVPVLLVRKRDAS, from the coding sequence ATGTACAAGCGTATTTTTGTGCCCATTGATAATGGTCAAGCCTCTGCCTTAGCTTTTGAAGAAGCTTGTTCGCTCGCTAAGCTTCTTAATGCCGAATTATTGATTACGACAGTAGTTGATTTGACGCCAGTTGGCCAACCCGGTATGGAGTTTGTTGATGCGCCTGCCTTACATCAATCCTCTAAAGATAGCGCCAAGGATTTATTAAGTCGTGCATTAAGTCAAGCGAAAGCAGCAGGTTTATCAGCCAATACGAAGCTTTTAGAGAGTTTTGGAGATAACCTATCCCAAACGTTGCTCGAAGAAGCAAAGCAATGGGGTGCAAATCTCATTGTCATGGGTACACATGGCAGAACGGGATTAATGCACTTAATTATGGGTAGCGTTGCAGAAGGCGTACTCCGTCATTCATTGGTACCTGTTTTGCTGGTCAGAAAACGTGATGCATCGTAA
- a CDS encoding ABC transporter substrate-binding protein: MKKVKMLGIAVAVLGIALITIGIHFKWFSPLQRKFSSAEKTLIVCVTSDTAGFDIAQYADFESFMPSGPLFNRLVSFGEGNVALQPSLAKSWTVSQDGLTYTFHLRRGVPFHTTDYFKPTRDFNADDVVFTFERMRNPRHPFNVAYPAEFPLFVSAGMNTLIQKIIKIDDHTVQFILHQPHNAFLGKLAKEFASILSAEYANQLLHQGKAEQINQKPIGTGPFILKNHVKNQKIHYVANRFYWDHRQDGMVKLQNLIFAIHGDPAMHNKKLLAGECHMSFALSDMKTFKQNKQLVLHTQPGVDMWYVAYNTQKPILSKRLVRQALDMALNKIELIKPFQGMASVAINMMPPAQWPYDHSLKNAPYNPIKAKALLKAAGYPNGFHLKFFVNLASRSTNKLVAQMIQADWKKIGVTVEFVSYETGEFWRRVDQGDHDVVFAAWNGLDGDPDNWFVNLLSCKSAKGGMGNHARWCYKPFDDLLAQANHTRDPQQSAKRYIQAQKLFKQEVPFSPLFHTLNMVPYHQSVKFERSFIAPTINLEQFTGITIK; the protein is encoded by the coding sequence ATGAAAAAGGTAAAAATGCTGGGGATAGCGGTTGCTGTACTAGGAATTGCTTTAATAACGATCGGTATCCATTTTAAATGGTTCAGTCCACTTCAGCGCAAATTTTCTAGTGCGGAAAAAACGCTGATTGTTTGCGTGACTAGTGACACCGCGGGCTTTGACATTGCACAATATGCAGATTTTGAAAGTTTCATGCCATCTGGCCCACTTTTTAATCGATTAGTCAGTTTTGGCGAAGGCAATGTAGCGCTTCAGCCCAGCCTCGCCAAAAGTTGGACAGTCTCCCAAGATGGTTTAACCTATACCTTCCATTTAAGACGTGGTGTTCCATTCCATACCACGGATTACTTTAAACCCACAAGAGATTTTAATGCTGATGATGTGGTGTTTACCTTTGAAAGAATGAGGAATCCTAGACATCCTTTCAATGTGGCTTATCCTGCTGAGTTTCCACTTTTTGTCTCGGCTGGGATGAATACACTCATTCAAAAAATTATTAAAATTGATGATCATACGGTGCAGTTTATTCTTCATCAGCCCCACAATGCCTTTCTTGGAAAATTGGCTAAAGAATTTGCTTCGATTTTATCAGCTGAATATGCTAATCAACTCCTACATCAAGGCAAAGCTGAACAAATTAACCAAAAACCAATTGGAACAGGCCCTTTTATTCTGAAAAACCATGTTAAGAATCAAAAAATTCATTATGTAGCTAATCGGTTTTATTGGGATCATCGTCAAGATGGCATGGTGAAATTGCAAAATTTAATTTTTGCGATCCATGGTGATCCTGCTATGCATAACAAAAAACTCTTGGCGGGCGAATGTCATATGAGCTTTGCTTTGAGTGATATGAAAACATTTAAGCAGAATAAACAGCTCGTTTTGCATACACAACCGGGTGTTGATATGTGGTATGTTGCTTACAACACCCAAAAACCTATCTTGAGCAAGCGATTAGTGCGCCAAGCATTGGATATGGCATTGAATAAGATTGAACTGATCAAGCCCTTCCAAGGCATGGCAAGTGTTGCGATCAATATGATGCCACCTGCACAGTGGCCTTATGATCACTCACTTAAAAATGCCCCTTATAACCCTATTAAAGCCAAGGCACTCCTTAAAGCGGCTGGTTATCCGAATGGTTTTCATCTTAAATTTTTTGTTAATTTAGCAAGCAGGAGCACAAATAAATTAGTTGCTCAAATGATCCAAGCGGATTGGAAAAAGATAGGGGTTACCGTTGAATTTGTCAGCTACGAAACGGGTGAATTTTGGCGACGGGTAGATCAGGGTGACCATGATGTTGTCTTTGCTGCTTGGAATGGTTTGGATGGGGATCCAGATAACTGGTTTGTTAATTTATTAAGCTGTAAGAGCGCAAAAGGAGGCATGGGCAACCACGCAAGATGGTGTTACAAGCCCTTTGATGATTTGCTAGCACAAGCAAATCACACTAGAGATCCACAACAGAGTGCGAAACGATATATACAAGCCCAAAAACTCTTTAAGCAAGAAGTGCCATTTAGTCCACTATTTCACACGCTTAATATGGTGCCTTATCACCAATCTGTTAAATTTGAGCGATCGTTTATTGCTCCAACTATTAATTTAGAGCAGTTTACAGGCATTACAATTAAGTAG
- a CDS encoding Hsp20/alpha crystallin family protein, with the protein MTRVMHSPLEDFFKGFFIRPVEFGTDPFNQFAAPTVLLDVKEATDSYIVRAELPGIKKHDIKVDINGKHLVITAEKKQEKSAEKEEKILHSECFYGRVTRSLELSQEIDDTQSSASFVDGVLELRLHKKLAQKGHQLAIQ; encoded by the coding sequence ATGACGAGAGTTATGCATAGTCCATTGGAGGATTTTTTCAAAGGTTTTTTTATTCGACCTGTTGAATTTGGTACTGATCCGTTTAATCAATTTGCTGCACCAACTGTTTTGTTAGATGTCAAAGAAGCTACTGATAGCTACATTGTTCGCGCAGAATTACCGGGCATTAAAAAACATGACATTAAGGTTGATATCAACGGCAAACATTTGGTTATTACTGCTGAAAAGAAACAGGAAAAATCAGCCGAAAAAGAAGAAAAAATATTGCATAGCGAGTGCTTCTACGGCAGGGTAACACGTAGTTTAGAATTGAGCCAAGAGATTGATGACACACAATCTTCTGCTAGCTTTGTTGATGGGGTATTAGAGCTACGGTTGCATAAAAAATTAGCGCAAAAAGGACATCAGTTAGCTATCCAGTAG
- a CDS encoding peptidyl-prolyl cis-trans isomerase, whose protein sequence is MNYINKVVLLAACLLLMSTTTIALPIAVVNGESIDKKEEDTLVAGLVKNGQKDTAALREQVRLLLIDQVLVRQECLRQKFDKRPMFKDRLKAAQSEILQDMFVEEVLKIKPISESAIKTTYDNLKKEISASRDLHVRQIIVKTEKEAKEIIALLKKRKNTDFVELAKSRSIDSRAKQNGGSLGVLNSKLLEAKFPHLFRILGTLDRGTVVEQPIESDSGWHIFKIDDVSSARVPSYEEAKPQILRSLQRRAVEKAIDALRSKATIK, encoded by the coding sequence ATGAATTATATTAACAAGGTCGTACTGCTTGCAGCTTGTTTATTATTGATGTCAACAACTACGATTGCGCTTCCTATTGCTGTCGTAAATGGCGAATCCATTGATAAAAAAGAGGAGGATACACTCGTTGCTGGTCTAGTTAAAAATGGCCAAAAAGATACAGCAGCGTTGCGGGAGCAGGTCAGGCTTTTATTGATTGATCAAGTACTTGTGCGCCAAGAATGCCTACGACAAAAATTTGATAAGCGGCCAATGTTTAAAGATCGACTTAAGGCAGCGCAATCAGAAATATTACAAGATATGTTTGTAGAGGAGGTTTTAAAAATAAAACCGATTAGTGAGTCGGCCATAAAGACTACCTATGATAATCTTAAAAAAGAGATAAGCGCAAGTCGGGATCTTCATGTACGGCAGATTATTGTAAAAACGGAAAAAGAAGCCAAAGAGATTATCGCCTTGCTTAAAAAGCGTAAAAATACCGATTTTGTTGAATTGGCAAAATCACGATCCATCGACAGCCGGGCCAAACAAAATGGGGGTTCCTTGGGTGTACTGAATTCTAAATTGTTAGAAGCTAAGTTTCCCCATCTTTTCCGTATTTTAGGTACCTTAGATAGAGGAACAGTGGTAGAACAACCTATTGAATCTGATAGTGGTTGGCATATTTTCAAAATAGATGATGTTAGCAGTGCACGTGTTCCCTCTTATGAAGAAGCTAAGCCACAAATTTTACGTAGCTTACAAAGGCGTGCTGTAGAAAAAGCAATTGATGCACTACGCAGCAAAGCAACCATCAAATAA
- a CDS encoding amino acid carrier protein: MVALFAWVNAIFEWFTPISNIAWEFPTNLNWYANIPVLGQLSFAVLLLVGVGIYLTIATRFVQFTSIPKIVRMMLRTKPSKIGISAIASFLFGLAMRAGPGNIVGITGAISVGGPGALFWMWVVAFFGMSTAFTESVLAQLFKERKQDEFVGGLPFYGKRLLGNKRIFGLILSLAFIVYALANVPFQTFYVFTGIGTIVDTLSGLPTNKQSVLYYGIAIVLIISCAFIILGGIRRVTAYTDYLVPIKAALFCLTSLVIIMVNLPLLPYFFQEVFVGALSPHAIFGGTFGVAFSQGVKRGLMSNEAGQGTITMAAAVADNDHPCEQGLVQSLGVCFDTMVICTLTGFIVVMAHVWTGTIDGQAWESVKASKFVIYLASVQSLVPHDLATIFKIIMGTCFTLFAFTTLLGMISFAEISANFISKKPAFILCIRVLGSLIFVPFGALTLLSGRELGNLWVITDLTNILMVYLNIPLLIIGTPIVCKVLKHYRQTGGKSFLSQQELGIYTDYWTTSQTQFKAKKQSN, encoded by the coding sequence ATGGTAGCTTTATTCGCTTGGGTAAATGCCATTTTTGAATGGTTTACCCCCATCTCCAACATCGCTTGGGAATTCCCAACAAACCTTAATTGGTATGCCAATATTCCCGTATTAGGGCAGCTTTCATTTGCTGTACTACTATTGGTGGGAGTAGGTATTTATCTGACCATTGCAACACGCTTTGTTCAGTTTACCAGTATTCCTAAAATTGTTCGCATGATGCTACGAACCAAACCTTCTAAAATAGGTATCAGTGCTATTGCTTCTTTTCTATTTGGTTTAGCCATGCGTGCTGGTCCTGGAAATATTGTTGGCATCACAGGCGCAATTTCTGTAGGCGGGCCAGGTGCACTTTTTTGGATGTGGGTCGTTGCGTTTTTTGGTATGTCTACCGCTTTTACTGAATCAGTACTTGCTCAATTGTTCAAGGAAAGAAAGCAAGATGAATTTGTGGGTGGTTTGCCTTTTTATGGAAAACGTTTACTCGGTAACAAACGTATCTTTGGATTAATTCTATCCCTAGCATTCATCGTCTATGCCTTGGCTAATGTACCCTTTCAAACGTTTTATGTATTTACAGGAATCGGCACAATCGTTGATACATTAAGCGGATTGCCCACCAACAAACAATCTGTCCTGTACTATGGTATTGCTATAGTACTGATCATTTCTTGTGCTTTTATTATTTTAGGTGGTATCCGACGTGTTACAGCCTATACGGACTATTTAGTACCAATCAAAGCAGCTTTATTTTGTTTGACTTCTCTTGTCATTATCATGGTCAATTTACCGCTATTGCCTTATTTTTTCCAAGAAGTTTTTGTGGGTGCTTTATCGCCACACGCTATCTTTGGTGGTACATTTGGCGTTGCTTTTTCTCAAGGCGTCAAGCGTGGACTGATGTCTAACGAAGCTGGTCAAGGAACTATTACCATGGCTGCTGCTGTTGCTGACAATGACCATCCCTGTGAGCAAGGATTGGTGCAAAGTCTGGGTGTATGTTTTGATACCATGGTCATTTGCACCTTAACTGGATTTATTGTGGTGATGGCGCATGTATGGACGGGAACGATTGATGGACAAGCTTGGGAATCTGTTAAAGCTTCTAAATTCGTCATTTATCTAGCCTCTGTACAATCGCTTGTACCGCATGATTTAGCAACTATTTTCAAAATTATTATGGGCACTTGTTTTACTTTATTCGCCTTTACAACACTATTGGGTATGATTTCTTTCGCTGAAATCTCAGCAAATTTTATTTCCAAAAAACCTGCCTTTATTCTATGTATTCGGGTGCTTGGCTCATTGATATTTGTTCCATTCGGTGCGTTAACCCTTTTATCGGGAAGAGAATTAGGTAACCTATGGGTTATTACCGATTTGACGAATATCTTAATGGTTTACTTGAATATCCCATTATTAATTATTGGCACACCGATCGTCTGTAAAGTACTCAAACACTATCGACAAACAGGTGGTAAATCTTTCCTGTCTCAACAAGAACTAGGAATTTATACCGATTATTGGACAACTAGCCAAACTCAATTTAAAGCGAAAAAACAGTCAAATTAA
- a CDS encoding ABC transporter permease codes for MWQFILRRFLILIPTFFGITFFTFSLVRLIPGDVVEVMMGERGVDPAMHAAAMHRLGLDKPFLMQYVDYIGKVFQGDLGESFVTRISVLDEFMQLFPATLELMFLSVLLVTIIGIVVGTVAAVKRGTAIDYSISGLVLIFASVPVFVWALLLIIVFSGFLHLLPVSGAMDVMFDIPHQTGFSLIDAWLAERAEPDLYQGAFWDACQHIILPVATLTLLLIAGVTRMTRTSMLETLNEPYIRTAKAKGLSSRRVIFVHALRNALIPVITLIGLEVSALLGGAILTETIFAWPGVGKWMMDALSRRDYPIIQSGTLIFATLTILVNFIVDILYGIANPRISR; via the coding sequence ATGTGGCAGTTTATTTTACGTCGTTTTTTAATCCTTATACCCACTTTTTTTGGGATTACTTTTTTCACTTTTTCGCTTGTCAGGCTAATCCCTGGTGATGTTGTTGAAGTGATGATGGGAGAAAGAGGCGTTGACCCTGCAATGCATGCAGCTGCAATGCATCGATTAGGCCTTGATAAACCTTTTTTGATGCAATATGTCGATTACATCGGCAAAGTTTTTCAAGGCGATCTAGGTGAATCATTCGTCACACGAATCAGCGTATTAGATGAATTTATGCAGCTTTTTCCAGCAACACTTGAGTTGATGTTTTTATCGGTTCTATTGGTTACTATTATTGGTATAGTTGTTGGAACAGTTGCTGCAGTAAAAAGAGGTACAGCAATTGATTACAGCATCAGCGGGCTGGTATTAATTTTCGCCTCCGTTCCTGTTTTTGTTTGGGCTTTACTATTAATCATTGTGTTTTCTGGATTTTTACACTTACTACCCGTTTCAGGTGCTATGGATGTTATGTTTGATATTCCACACCAAACTGGTTTTTCATTAATTGATGCCTGGCTTGCCGAACGAGCCGAACCCGACCTTTATCAGGGAGCGTTTTGGGATGCTTGTCAACATATTATCTTGCCCGTTGCAACACTAACGCTCTTACTGATTGCGGGTGTTACTAGAATGACAAGAACTTCCATGCTCGAAACTTTGAATGAGCCTTATATCCGTACCGCAAAAGCAAAAGGTTTATCTTCTCGACGCGTTATTTTCGTGCATGCTCTTCGCAATGCACTCATACCAGTTATCACGCTGATTGGCCTTGAAGTAAGCGCTTTACTGGGCGGAGCCATCTTAACAGAAACCATCTTTGCTTGGCCTGGTGTTGGCAAATGGATGATGGATGCCTTATCAAGGAGGGATTATCCTATCATACAAAGTGGTACGCTTATTTTTGCAACTTTAACCATTCTTGTTAATTTTATTGTGGATATTTTGTACGGTATTGCTAATCCACGCATTTCTCGCTAG
- a CDS encoding ABC transporter permease subunit, producing MLKMNSCLIENKAPSALKEFWRIFSSHKGALAGLVFLILIIFCTLFAPYIAPYDPLEQFRDHMLTPPVWIAGGSAQFLLGTDEIGRDMLSRLIYGGRWAFLMGVSSVTLSLLPSILIGLLAAFYPKVLGSIIMRITDILMALPTFLYALVIMAILGPGIFNAIIAITIGSIPGYVRLIRGMAIGEINREYVLAARIAGANIWRLMFLTVFPNCSAPILITAMSGIAGAALTGAALSFVGLGISPPTPDWGAMLSSSRDYIESAWWLVALPSLVITLLILSINLIADGLRDALDPKLQHNH from the coding sequence ATGCTTAAAATGAACAGCTGTCTTATTGAAAATAAAGCACCATCAGCCCTAAAAGAATTTTGGCGCATCTTTTCAAGCCATAAAGGTGCTTTAGCAGGCCTAGTGTTTTTAATACTGATTATATTCTGCACACTATTTGCGCCTTATATCGCGCCTTACGACCCGTTAGAACAATTTCGTGACCATATGTTGACTCCACCTGTTTGGATAGCGGGTGGTTCAGCGCAATTTTTACTCGGAACAGATGAAATTGGCAGGGATATGCTATCACGCTTAATTTATGGTGGTCGTTGGGCATTTTTGATGGGTGTTTCTTCGGTTACATTATCACTTCTTCCAAGCATTTTAATTGGCCTATTAGCTGCTTTTTATCCAAAAGTACTGGGCAGTATTATCATGCGGATTACAGATATCTTGATGGCACTTCCGACCTTTTTGTACGCCCTAGTCATTATGGCTATTCTTGGGCCCGGTATTTTTAACGCAATTATCGCTATTACCATAGGATCCATACCAGGCTATGTACGCCTTATCCGTGGTATGGCAATTGGGGAAATTAATAGAGAATATGTACTGGCTGCTCGTATTGCCGGTGCCAATATATGGCGCCTAATGTTTTTAACGGTTTTCCCTAACTGTTCTGCGCCTATTTTGATAACAGCGATGTCAGGCATTGCGGGTGCTGCTTTAACAGGCGCAGCACTGAGTTTCGTGGGATTAGGCATTTCTCCTCCAACCCCAGATTGGGGAGCCATGCTATCAAGCTCAAGAGATTATATTGAAAGTGCGTGGTGGTTGGTAGCATTACCGAGTCTTGTTATCACCCTATTGATTTTATCAATCAATCTTATAGCAGACGGACTACGTGATGCATTAGATCCTAAGCTTCAACATAACCATTAG
- a CDS encoding ABC transporter ATP-binding protein — MGTLLTIRNLSVTFGNFRAVDGINLTVEPGEVIGIVGESGSGKSVTMMALMGLIQEPGKVSSDKIIFDGQDLKKHSSANKRQIIGKDIAMIFQDPISALNPCFTVGFQIMEVLSTHLNLRGSALKKQTLLLMEQVEIPDAKSRLNAYPHQLSGGMCQRIAIAMAIACQPKLLIADEPTTALDVTIQSQIIDLLASLQKIHGMALIMITHDLALIAQIAHHIEMIYAGQIVEQGSLPHLFESPAHPYTAALLSSLPEHSQGRKRLATLPGTVPSYYDRPKGCLFAPRCQYAKDRCQQHVPLLEDNPFGKVRCYYPLTAKIQTRKKARK, encoded by the coding sequence ATGGGTACACTTTTAACCATTCGCAATCTTTCTGTGACCTTTGGCAATTTTCGTGCTGTGGATGGTATCAATTTAACTGTTGAGCCAGGGGAAGTTATTGGAATTGTTGGTGAATCTGGTTCCGGCAAATCTGTCACGATGATGGCCTTAATGGGATTAATTCAAGAACCAGGTAAAGTTAGCAGTGACAAAATAATATTTGATGGCCAAGATTTAAAAAAGCACTCTTCTGCTAATAAACGGCAGATCATAGGTAAAGATATAGCGATGATCTTTCAAGATCCTATCTCAGCACTTAACCCTTGCTTTACAGTTGGCTTCCAAATTATGGAAGTATTAAGCACACACCTTAATTTACGAGGTTCAGCTCTTAAAAAGCAAACATTATTACTGATGGAACAAGTCGAAATTCCAGACGCAAAATCGCGATTGAATGCCTATCCACATCAACTCTCGGGGGGAATGTGTCAGCGCATTGCTATTGCCATGGCAATAGCCTGTCAACCTAAACTACTGATTGCTGATGAACCAACTACAGCACTTGATGTAACCATACAATCACAGATCATTGATTTATTGGCATCCTTGCAGAAAATACATGGCATGGCACTGATCATGATTACGCATGATTTAGCACTTATTGCACAAATCGCTCATCACATCGAAATGATTTATGCAGGACAAATCGTTGAACAAGGAAGCCTACCGCATCTATTTGAATCTCCAGCACATCCCTACACTGCCGCATTGTTATCTTCATTGCCAGAACACAGTCAAGGCAGGAAACGCTTAGCAACTTTACCAGGCACCGTACCTTCCTACTATGACCGCCCAAAAGGCTGTTTATTTGCGCCACGCTGTCAGTACGCAAAAGACCGTTGTCAGCAGCATGTTCCATTGCTTGAGGATAACCCATTTGGTAAAGTACGCTGCTACTATCCATTGACAGCTAAAATACAAACCCGTAAAAAGGCTAGAAAATGA